Within the Microtus ochrogaster isolate Prairie Vole_2 unplaced genomic scaffold, MicOch1.0 UNK223, whole genome shotgun sequence genome, the region gttcccactccctcctcccattccctccacacaccctcccaccccaccccgatCCAACCCTCAGAGAgtataaggcacattgctttggggaaggtccaaggaccCTCCCTACTAAATCTATTCTGAGCAAGGTATacttccaaagagaataggatcccaaaaagccagtacatgcagcagtgataaatcctggtgccacaccagtagcccctcagtctgtcccagcaaTTTAACAGTCAacaacattcagagggactagtttggtcctatgcttgttacttcccagtctggctggagttggtgagctcctattagctcaggtaaactgtttcagtgggtaaaccATTCATGCTCTTGacttttttgctcatattctcattccttccactcttcaactggaaattgggagctcagtccagtgctccaatgtgggtctctgcctctatatCCATAAATTGCTAGATGAAGaatctatggtgatatttaagatattcatcagtctggaGCCGAGCACTCGCCAGCAAGCACCTCACCTCAGGGATCTGGAGTGCTGGTGCTGGCCGAGCCCACCATGCCTCTGGCTAGAGATCTTTTACACCCTTCCTTGGAAGacgaaaagaaaaaacataaaaagaaacgGCTGGTTCAGAGCCCAAATTCTTACTTCATGGATGTGAGATGTTCAGGCTGCTACAATATTACTACAGTTTTCAGCCATGCTCAGACAGTGGTTATTTGTGTAGGTTGTTCAACAGCGCTGTGCCAGCCCACAGGAGGAAAAGCCAGGCTCACAGAAGGCTGTTCATTTAGAAGAAAGCAACACTAATCATCTATACAAATTCCTGAGTTTGCATTTTTCACAGAAAGCCTTATCAAGTTTAGTGACTCTACCAAGACAATGTAGGTGTGTTTGATTTTATAAAGTATACAACAGTGATCTCCTATTTTGGTGTCAGTTtttcaataaagttttaattataaaaaaagatattcatcagtctgactacagggcaaatcaagatcaggccccctctcctctattgcttagggtcttagttgcggtcatccttgtggattcctgggaatttttgtagagccaggtttctgctaaccctataatggctccctcaatcaagatatctctttccttgctctcatttctttccttcttccatctcaactatcccatttcctcaagttctcctcaaccctccccttctcccctcctcttctttttctaccCTCCCATCCTCATGCTTCCAATATTATCAGGTGATCTtgcctgtttccaatttccaggtagatgtatatatgtttttctttggattcaccttattacttaacctctctaggatcatgaactgtaGGCACAATGTACTTTGTTTAAAGCTAGAATCGacttatgagcgagtacatacCTTATTCATTTTGGGGNNNNNNNNNNNNNNNNNNNNNNNNNNNNNNNNNNNNNNNNNNNNNNNNNNNNNNNNNNNNNNNNNNNNNNNNNNNNNNNNNNNNNNNNNNNNNNNNNNNNNNNNNNNNNNNNNNNNNNNNNNNNNNNNNNNNNNNNNNNNNNNNNNNNNNNNNNNNNNNNNNNNNNNNNNNNNNNNNNNNNNNNNNNNNNNNNNNNNNNNNNNNNNNNNNNNNNNNNNNNNNNNNNNNNNNNNNNNNNNNNNNNNNNNNNNNNNNNNNNNNNNNNNNNNNNNNNNNNNNNNNNNNNNNNNNNNNNNNNNNNNNNNNNNNNNNNNNNNNNNNNNNNNNNNNNNNNNNNNNNNNNN harbors:
- the LOC101987211 gene encoding 40S ribosomal protein S27-like — translated: MPLARDLLHPSLEDEKKKHKKKRLVQSPNSYFMDVRCSGCYNITTVFSHAQTVVICVGCSTALCQPTGGKARLTEGCSFRRKQH